GTCCTGTGTCTGCATCGTTGCTAGCTGCCAAAATGCGGCTAGGCCGTGGGAGAAGAGTGTGGAGGGATCCAATTTGATGCTGCTAGCAGTTACGAGTGGTTTGGCGGAGGATGCTAGCAGCATTGGATCCAGGCAcggacaggacaggacagggcTCATGGGGGTCACGAGGCAAAGGTCCATGTTTTCGATTTCTCGTGTTGCATTGATTCATTTTCTGTACGATGCTGTGGAATGGAATCAATCAAGCCCAATTGCCATATCATCCAATTCACCAATATGGATATCAAAGACCGCATAAACATGCTCGTAAACACAAAAGGCCACCTCACCTATCAAATGCCGCCGTCTCCAAACGTCAAACAACGCCCTCATGCACCATGACATGCTAcacttttcctctctctccatcccaCTCGGGCAAACACAAGCGCCCAGAGCCAATAGCATCAACGCTCGCCCTCCCAAGATAACGCCAAGCGCCTCCTCGTATAAGCCCaaagcagcaccaccagctaGCCTCCTCGTTTACGATATTCCCGCACGTCCAATCGCGACCAGGGGCCCCTCCCCTCGACTATACAGTAACGCTCGAACTCGCCTTTTACCCGCCAATGTGTCTGGCTGGGGTagcgaaaaaaagataaacCTATCCGTAAAGACTAAACAGAAAAATCTGCAGCGTTTCTTTGCCCCTGACATGAAAGCGGCCGGCGCTAACGCGGTGCTAGCGAGTGTCTCATTTTATGAACACGGGTTTCTGCATGCCGGTAAGCCTTGGCTCTCGGAAAGAATTGTCACGGTCGCATTGTTTTTTGCGCGGAGAGACTGTCAGCACTGTCCTTACTGTACCTAGAGTGCTATCGATCGCCTTTCACGTGGCTTGCTGCAAGGGGCGGATATGAGGCCCTCATATGGCATCCATGTGGTTCGGGTCCTCCCGGCGCCTGGAGCACGCTGTGGCTCATTTCCAGCAATACGATATTAATTGACGAGTCGCGGTTTATTCCACTTGCAGCAAGCTCAGCGATAGTATGTCTACTGTAAGAGGTAAATGGTCTGTAATATATCGTATGATGCTCCCGATTTCATTTCGCCTATTAGTACCAGGCATTCTTTTCTCTACGTCATCCCGGCAGGCGTTGTGCAAGGTAAGCTTCAAGGTTCTGTTTAAGCTACAACACTAAATGCAGTCCAGTATATATTTTGAAGCCATACCGTGGAGTTTATGGCAAAGAGATAGACGTAGGAAATAACTTACCTACTAGGAGCCAGCACCCCATATCCCATCCCAAATTTGAAGCTACATAATTAATGGATCCTGTTCCGATACCCAAACCTTACGCACTCGCTGAGGTGCTGGATAGCAGAGTTGGGGTGCTGGCTAGCACTTCCCCAGATATAAAGCACAGACATTGGCCACACCTTTCCTTTTGTCACGACAAGTGACATCGAAGCAAAGAGTAGAAATATTGTAATTGTAAAATGCCAGCTAGTCCAGTCTACCATGCTAAGACTCCATGAGGCTTCATTATTGTAACTCTAATAtgcatcaaatcatcaacaaccctttctcctttttctcctcctctaTAAAACAACCAAACCAcacagaaagagaagacgccAGCACCCCCTCTTTCTTggtttctcctctcctccccttcATCtacctcatcttcttcgacTCCTCCGCAGACCCCGTCCTCCCAATAAACGTCTTCATCCCCCTATCCACACCAGCAAGCTTCCTCGCAACGAGCTGCACCCCCACCGGCAACACATTATACCAATCCACCCACCGCGCGTAAAACGGCATCGCAGCAGTAACGCCCTTGCCGCCATCAATCGCCGCCACAATCTCCTTCGTAACGTCCACGGGCTCGACCACgggggcgaagaagctgtttgGCGTCTGCACGCCGTAGAAGAGCGGCGTGCTGAGCTGGCCCGGCGTGACGAGCACGGTGCGGATGTCCGGGTGCGACTCGCGCAGCTCTGCGGCCAGCGACTTGTGCAGCGCCGTGAGGCCGGCCTTTGCGGCGGCGTAGTCGGTCAGTTGCGCGGCACCTAGGTGGCCGATGACGGAGGACACGTTGACGATGGTGCCGCCGCGGCCGCCGCGGATGATGGCTGGGAGGAACGTCTTGAGGCAGTAGAAGGGACCCAGGAGGTTGGTGCCGATGCTGGTCTCGATCTCATCGATGGAGAGGTCCAGCAGCGGCTTGCCCACGACGATGGCagcattgttgatgagcACAGTAGGCGTACCAAGCTATTAGAATCCAGTCAGTCAAGAATCCCAATCTCATCGTCTAGATCTTCATCAAACACTCACAtccttctcaatctcaacgGCAACCTTGGCCACCTGCTCCTTATCGCTCACATCGCACTTGTAAAACGTCACGCCCCTCGCCTCGCCATTTTCCATCT
The sequence above is drawn from the Trichoderma breve strain T069 chromosome 5, whole genome shotgun sequence genome and encodes:
- a CDS encoding short chain dehydrogenase domain-containing protein produces the protein MPPASYSRPPQHDSWFAPLSVDLILKVLNVTIFHPFICWLIPLCLRAQTTKWEAPPMVGAIAWAIFISVMWIASAVNQRIANGAPREVDLGEEVIVVTGGASGLGMLVAEVYGMRGASVAVLDVNEMENGEARGVTFYKCDVSDKEQVAKVAVEIEKDLGTPTVLINNAAIVVGKPLLDLSIDEIETSIGTNLLGPFYCLKTFLPAIIRGGRGGTIVNVSSVIGHLGAAQLTDYAAAKAGLTALHKSLAAELRESHPDIRTVLVTPGQLSTPLFYGVQTPNSFFAPVVEPVDVTKEIVAAIDGGKGVTAAMPFYARWVDWYNVLPVGVQLVARKLAGVDRGMKTFIGRTGSAEESKKMR